The Rhizoctonia solani chromosome 13, complete sequence nucleotide sequence AGAAGGCACTTCGAGCATTGTTGAGAGGTGAACAAGGGAACGAAGTCAAGCGTGAGATTGCCGCTATTTCTGTCCAGGACCAGCCTGGAGGATGGGCGCAACCCAAAACGGAAGCGGACGCGTTCAAGGAGGATTTGGCGACGAGGCCGGACGAGGTGAGCCCCCGTTTTTTATTCACTGTTATTCTACACAACGCTTATACGTCGGGATAGGCAAGTCTAGACGACTACGACCGTGTTCCCATCGAGCTCTTTGGGGAAGCGATGCTCCGTGGTATGGGCATGGGCAGACCATCCAAAAAGGCCATCAGCCATATATTCCCGAAGCACGCCCCGCCTTGCTCGGTATCGGTGCCAAACCCCGGCCAGTTGACGAAGTCGACCAAGGAAAAGGCAAAAAATTCGCCAGGCCGGATAAGCGATATGTACCTATTTTAAAGGTAGAGAGGAACGGGAGCGGGCAGGTAAGTTGCTAATTATTATTTTTAAAGAGAGCCTGGAGCTCATGATGCATTGGTACGAATAGAGCTCGAGAAGGACGAGCAGGAGTCGAAGTAAATCCCCTCAAAGGGACCGGGAGTCAGACCGAAAGGACAGGGATCGACGCGATCGGGATTATGATCGTCGAGACCGAGACCGGGATCGTGATTATGACCGAGACAAGCGTCGGGACCGAGACTATGATCGTGACAAGAGGCGAGACTATGACAGTGACCGCGATCGCGACCGAGAAAAGAGGCGGGATCGTGACGACGACAAGGAGAGGAGGCGGGATTACGATGATAGGGACAGGCGGAGGGATGATGATAGGGACCGAAGACGGGATAGGGATAGGGATGATA carries:
- a CDS encoding G-patch domain protein, producing MSSNVSFTVRPPPRTFETDTPEPSRPGSASPSDSDALPRARPKKRQWESYTANDSSDEDEHDTKEMITGFDAMGVQRSDGKSSKPAGPLIIPAQKNRDWRAESMARKRHQMYVPEGAKVGTGVDGSQGGLGTRGKINDGPQLSGLIVTKVKQEDGEDIKMEEVDVEVKEEQDEPAKEEEPMDEDQKALRALLRGEQGNEVKREIAAISVQDQPGGWAQPKTEADAFKEDLATRPDEASLDDYDRVPIELFGEAMLRARPALLGIGAKPRPVDEVDQGKGKKFARPDKRYVPILKVERNGSGQSSRRTSRSRSKSPQRDRESDRKDRDRRDRDYDRRDRDRDRDYDRDKRRDRDYDRDKRRDYDSDRDRDREKRRDRDDDKERRRDYDDRDRRRDDDRDRRRDRDRDDRRDRDRDRRR